A DNA window from Hydra vulgaris chromosome 13, alternate assembly HydraT2T_AEP contains the following coding sequences:
- the LOC136090218 gene encoding uncharacterized protein LOC136090218 produces the protein MAYHEIAEVKSVYKDILRNMDEEFSRVYTQAERMARSVNTEPTKPRTVGRQVMRNNAPAINPEEYYRRNLAIPFINHISSELESQFSDLSILSFKLLGLVSSTLCEEGGASLQNVVEFYAEDVPFADLYPRELFRWKHRFQNKPPEECPSTAAQALKECDEELFPNIFTFPKIYCSIPATSCKCERSASALRRLHTYSRASMKQERLSTLALTHIHYGKVIDEEKIADIFSQKYPRRLQLRSVLTEII, from the coding sequence ATGGCATACCATGAAATTGCTGAGGTGAAATCTGTTTATAAAGACATTTTAAGAAACATGGACGAAGAATTTTCGCGTGTCTATACCCAAGCCGAACGAATGGCACGTTCTGTCAACACCGAACCAACAAAGCCAAGGACTGTTGGACGTCAAGTAATGCGCAACAATGCTCCTGCGATTAATCCTGAGGAGTATTATCGACGAAATCTTGCCATTCCATTCATTAACCACATAAGCTCAGAGTTGGAGAGTCAGTTTTCTGACCTTTCCATCCTCTCCTTTAAACTATTGGGGCTTGTATCATCTACTCTCTGTGAAGAGGGAGGAGCATCTCTTCAAAATGTTGTCGAATTTTATGCAGAAGACGTACCATTTGCTGATTTGTATCCCCGAGAGTTGTTTCGATGGAAGCATCGTTTCCAAAACAAACCTCCGGAAGAATGTCCTTCAACTGCAGCGCAAGCATTAAAAGAATGCGACGAAGAGTTATTCCCAAACATTTTCacttttccaaaaatttattgttCAATCCCAGCGACCAGTTGCAAATGCGAACGTAGTGCTAGTGCATTGCGCAGGCTCCATACATATTCGAGAGCAAGTATGAAGCAAGAAAGACTCTCTACACTTGCATTAACGCATATCCACTATGGAAAAGTCATCGACGAAGAGAAAATTGCtgatatattttcacaaaaatatccTCGGCGTCTACAATTACGATCTGTTTTGACTGAAATTATTTGA